A portion of the Wolbachia endosymbiont of Oedothorax gibbosus genome contains these proteins:
- a CDS encoding MgtE intracellular N domain protein, whose product MNGKKHVFKMVPGKKLLNATKLKILDQVDNNEMPEDQVDSKGLTWNKLAKVGFIPLDDESDIALDLPIKFCDSTGNERLVHCVEEGKKDLAAKNYYCDNNQDLLTNCRIYNWKGSRNIELDYVNNPHSFAYINDQLMKLSVTKQAIETFSSIKVNRIFLDIQPVEYQYVTREESDTDKYYFSDDQGNIIDSLDNEALQYIKLHSREQTIKDIISSNIPEDITLSNTFTKVLVEGLTNKQLKTLANTLNNEQLQVLAENLTDNQFRALVDHLTNHQLQTLAQELNPEKLQIIVPILNDAQLKALVRDLNPEQVKEILPHLKVDQFKALINNIDDHQLVELAKDLDEHHLTILSKELWHERLPILVHNLEEDTLHNLVKKLDHEKLAIVARDLTDPNKIQMIIKSLADNPEKLQAFARNMSNEQFKELLDNVGAEELKDIIHKLPYEKVTAVIGDLSNQDQSKAIIDALKGELEEQSKQNKEMIEMLKQIKDDMPEIGQAPDFTIVDINNDSLLFV is encoded by the coding sequence ATGAATGGAAAAAAACATGTTTTTAAGATGGTGCCTGGAAAAAAATTGCTCAACGCAACCAAATTGAAAATATTGGATCAGGTGGACAACAATGAGATGCCTGAAGATCAAGTGGATAGCAAAGGGCTAACTTGGAATAAGCTTGCTAAAGTTGGGTTCATACCACTGGATGATGAAAGTGATATAGCACTAGATTTACCTATAAAATTTTGTGATTCTACGGGGAATGAAAGACTTGTTCACTGTGTAGAGGAAGGTAAAAAAGATTTGGCAGCAAAAAATTATTATTGTGATAATAATCAAGATCTATTAACAAATTGTAGGATTTATAATTGGAAAGGTTCTAGAAATATTGAACTAGATTATGTAAATAATCCGCATTCCTTTGCATATATCAATGACCAACTAATGAAGTTATCAGTGACCAAGCAGGCTATAGAAACTTTTTCTTCTATAAAAGTCAATCGAATTTTCCTTGATATACAACCAGTAGAATATCAATATGTAACACGGGAAGAGTCAGATACCGATAAATATTATTTCTCAGATGATCAAGGAAATATTATCGATTCACTTGACAATGAGGCACTTCAATATATTAAATTGCACAGCAGGGAACAAACAATAAAGGATATAATATCATCTAATATACCAGAAGACATAACACTATCAAACACGTTTACCAAAGTTCTTGTTGAAGGCCTAACAAATAAGCAACTAAAGACTCTTGCCAATACTCTTAATAATGAGCAACTACAGGTCCTAGCAGAAAACTTAACAGATAACCAATTTCGAGCTTTAGTGGATCATCTAACCAATCACCAATTACAAACCCTCGCTCAGGAACTGAATCCAGAAAAGTTACAAATAATTGTTCCTATTTTAAATGATGCTCAGCTTAAAGCTCTAGTTAGAGACTTAAATCCAGAGCAAGTAAAAGAAATTTTACCTCACTTAAAAGTGGATCAGTTCAAAGCACTTATCAATAATATAGATGATCATCAGCTTGTAGAGCTAGCAAAAGATTTAGATGAGCACCATTTAACTATTCTTTCCAAGGAATTGTGGCATGAGCGACTTCCAATCCTAGTACACAATTTAGAAGAAGATACATTACATAATTTAGTTAAGAAACTAGACCACGAGAAACTTGCAATAGTAGCTCGAGATTTAACTGATCCTAATAAGATTCAGATGATTATTAAGTCTTTAGCTGACAACCCAGAAAAACTTCAAGCCTTTGCTCGCAATATGTCTAATGAGCAGTTTAAAGAACTTTTGGATAACGTAGGCGCAGAAGAGCTTAAAGACATCATTCACAAACTGCCTTATGAGAAAGTGACAGCTGTGATTGGTGATCTCAGCAATCAAGATCAGTCTAAAGCTATTATTGATGCATTAAAAGGGGAACTTGAAGAGCAGAGTAAACAGAACAAGGAAATGATTGAGATGCTCAAGCAAATCAAGGACGATATGCCAGAAATCGGACAGGCTCCAGACTTCACAATAGTAGACATTAATAATGACTCACTGTTATTTGTATAG
- the ccmE gene encoding cytochrome c maturation protein CcmE encodes MKKKHKRLLITSGIFCFLSCIVFFILTTLKENISFFYTVSEAIVLPNNQKPIRVGGMVVENSVIRSENEVVFQMTDFNKSVIVKYQGILPPMFSEKSGIVVQGKMFDNSTFLADTVFAKHDENYMPKVLK; translated from the coding sequence ATGAAGAAGAAACATAAGCGATTACTTATAACTTCAGGAATTTTCTGCTTTTTAAGCTGCATAGTCTTTTTTATTTTAACAACGCTCAAAGAAAATATCTCATTTTTCTATACAGTAAGTGAGGCAATAGTTTTACCAAATAATCAAAAGCCAATCCGTGTTGGTGGAATGGTTGTTGAAAATAGCGTGATACGGAGCGAAAACGAAGTAGTTTTTCAAATGACAGATTTTAATAAGAGCGTTATAGTGAAATATCAAGGGATACTTCCACCGATGTTTTCAGAAAAAAGTGGTATTGTTGTGCAAGGTAAAATGTTTGATAATAGTACTTTTCTTGCAGATACGGTGTTTGCAAAACATGATGAGAACTATATGCCGAAAGTTTTAAAATAG
- a CDS encoding biotin--[acetyl-CoA-carboxylase] ligase — MIPEIFEGFRIHHYKEVSSTNKEALDLIERGISNETVIIADKQTEGRGRTRKSWVSPEGNFYASLIINQETDVSKLTELTFVTALAVGNTLLSFISDSNVQHKWPNDILIDGKKISGILLEKRSNSNWIIIGIGINVNHAPLPGTTCINNYGESVSNMDLLKELIINFNKLRKQWLFDGFYAIREMWLKKAFKMNEQISVKLADKLYEGIFADIDKSGKLVLQQKDGSLIYFDAGELFIDNAL, encoded by the coding sequence ATGATCCCTGAAATATTTGAGGGCTTTCGTATTCATCATTACAAAGAAGTTTCAAGCACTAATAAAGAAGCATTGGATTTAATTGAGAGAGGGATATCTAATGAAACTGTCATTATTGCTGATAAACAAACAGAAGGTAGGGGACGCACTAGAAAAAGTTGGGTTTCTCCAGAAGGTAATTTCTATGCGAGTTTGATAATTAACCAAGAAACGGATGTCAGCAAATTGACAGAATTGACTTTTGTTACTGCTCTTGCTGTTGGCAACACGTTACTATCATTTATAAGTGACAGTAACGTTCAACATAAATGGCCAAATGACATTCTAATCGATGGCAAGAAAATAAGTGGAATATTGCTTGAAAAAAGATCCAATTCGAATTGGATCATTATAGGAATTGGAATTAATGTCAATCATGCACCACTTCCAGGAACAACGTGCATTAACAATTACGGTGAGTCTGTGTCTAACATGGATCTGTTAAAGGAATTAATAATAAATTTTAATAAGCTAAGAAAGCAATGGCTATTTGATGGGTTTTATGCTATAAGAGAAATGTGGTTAAAAAAAGCATTCAAAATGAATGAGCAAATCAGTGTAAAGTTAGCTGACAAATTGTATGAGGGAATTTTTGCTGATATAGATAAAAGTGGTAAATTGGTGTTGCAGCAAAAGGATGGAAGCTTAATTTATTTTGATGCAGGTGAGTTATTTATTGATAATGCATTATGA